The DNA segment CAGGCATCGGCTGTGGCCACGCCATCCCAGTTCGGGTACACCGCTGAGCGGGGCAGCACAGGCAGGGCCTGTTTTATCCAGTTAAACTGAGCCTGCAAGGCCAGTGAAACCATACAAAGTAAACAGACGAAAACCGGCTTCATGTTCACAATTTACAAATCATTTATTCAAACTCACCGCAAACATTTCTCCTATCTTTATCCACATACCCTTAACGTTTGCCGATGAACTTTTTCAGCCGCATATTCAGCAAACCGGATCCGGTAATTGCAGCCGATTTATCAATAGTTGGTGTGGACATGCATTCGCACTTTATTCCGGGTATTGATGACGGAGCCAAAACAATGGAAGATACGCTTCAGATGTTGCGCGGCATGCAGGAGTTTGGTTACCGCAAAGTAATTACCACGCCGCACATCATGAGCGATTTTTTCCGCAATACGCCCGAAATAATTCTTGGCGGACTTGAGCATGTGCGAAAGGCTGCGGCTGCAGATGGATTAAGTCTGGAGATTGATGCCGCGGCAGAGTATTACGATGATTTTGACCTCGACAAAAAATTAGATCAGGAAAAACTGCTTACGTTCGGTGGCAATTACCTGCTGTTTGAAGTATCGTACCTCAATGAGCCGCAGAATATAAACAGTTTGATTTTTCGGTTCATTACAAACGGTTATAAGCCGGTACTGGCTCATCCCGAACGTTATCCGTTCTGGTACCGCCGGCTTGATGTGTTTGAGGAGATGAAAGAAAAAGGCGTATTGCTTCAGCTGAACATCAATTCGCTCACCGGGCATTATTCGCCCGATGCAAAAAAAGTAGCCGAGCATCTGATAGATAAAAACATGGTTGATTTTCTCGGCAGCGATTGTCATCATGCCGGGCACCAGCAACTCATGCAGCGCGCCGTGCGCACCAAAGCGTTACACAAACTGCTGGGCAGCGGTCTGCTGCGCAACAACCAGCTTTAAAACCAGATCAGTCTTTCTTTCCGGCACGTTTCTGAATTTCTTCCGATGCACTCTTGTATTGTGTTTTGCGAGCCGCTTTAGCATTGCCAAAATTATAGCTCACCCGCAGCATCACCCGACGAGATTCCTGTTTGTTGATGAGAAATACATTTTGATTCTGATAATTTACCCGAACACGGGTATTTGAAGTATAGAGAATGTCGCTTGCATTCAAACTCGCATTGAGTTTTTTATTGAAGAATGATTTTGAAACACCAATATCAAGATAACCCTGACGCTCAACCTCAAACATTCCATACAACAATCCGGTTTGTAGAAATCCTGAAACCTGGACTTTCCATTCGTTTGGCAGTGAAATAGTATGTTGTTGGTAAAAATTCCACATTACACTTTGATTGTTCAGTACTCCGCCAAAAAGCTGTGATTGATAATCAAGATAAACACATGATACATTATTTTCAATTATCCACGACTTACCGATTGGTACACCAAACCCGAGATTTGCCCAGGCATTGGTAACCTGATTAAGGTTTGTGGTAGTTTGAAATGTAGCACCGGTTGAATCATTTTGATCAGTCACATCCATTATGCCATCGAACGTTCTGCTTGCTCCTACAGTAGTAAAAATGAAATCCATAAAACTATGTGTGGCTTCAACCGTATGCGCAATTTCGGGTTGGAGGTACGGATTACCGACACGGTAAGTAAATTGATCGAGATAGTACAGGAACGGATTCAGGTTTTCGTAATCCGGCCGGTTAATGCGGCGGTTGTAGGAAAAGTTAACCGTGTTTTTGTCATTAAACTTATGGGTAAAATACAAGCTTGGAAAGAGTTGTGTATAGGTACGCTTCAGATTTTGTCCGGTAGTGGGCGATTGTCCGTCGGCAGTAGTTTGTTCTACCCGCAATCCGACCTGGATTTGAGTTTTCCCGAAATCGGCAGCACCTTGCGCATAGGCCGCATTTATCTGCTCTTTATAAATAAACCGGTTTGAGCGGGTCGTGTCGTTTTTCCAGCTTCCGTTATCATAAATATCAAATAAAAGATTGTTATCGGTTTCCACAAAGCTACTCTTCAGGCCGGTTTCAATTTTATATTTTTTGCCAATCGGATGTGTGTAATCAACTTGCGCCACGTAAATGTTAATATCGGTTTCGGCCAGGTTTTGCTGATAAAAAGGTAACCCGATTTCATTTCCCGAATTACCATAAAAGTGAGAGTTGAAATCAGCATGTCCGTAATTCCTGTATCCCAATATATCAGCACTGACATTAAGTTCACGACCTGTTGTATCGAATACATGATTGTACCACAAACCTCCGCGTAAATTGAAGTTTCTGTCGTACATATTGTTCAGCTGCTTCAATACAAAAGCCGAGTCCTGATTCTCTAATGAAATGTTGGTAACGTTGTCTGTAATGTCGGTTCCGAAGAAATGATTTGTACTTAACTGGATGCCAAAAGTATTTGCATCATTGGGTTTGAAGTCGAAACCTGTTGTAATTGCATGTGAAAAAGGTTTGTTCTTTTCGGCTGAGTTTTGTTCAAACAATGTTACATCGTTATCATACGGTACAGTGCGTTTGATATAGGTTGAATCTAAGCTGTTCCAGTTTGCAAAATCATACCGGGCATAGAAGTTTGCTTTGGGCATTCCGTAATTCATGGAAAAGCCTGCAGTCTCTTTAAGTACGCGGCCATATCCGGTACCTACGCGAACCCGTCCGTTCAACCCTTGCTGAGTCCCTTTTTTTGTTACAATATTAAGTATGCCGGAGTTCCCTTCGGCATCATACTTTGAAGAAGGATTGGTAATAATTTCCACGCGCGACACATCGGCGGCGGGCATATTTTCGAGGAACTGTTTGAGCTGATCGCCAGCCAGATAAGTGGGTTTCCCATCTACATATACCTGTACCCCTGAGCGTCCTTTCATGGTAATCACTCCGTTTTGATTAACGGTAACGCCCGGCACTTTCTGAATCAGGTCGAACACGGTGCCGCTCATTCGTACTGGGCTGTTCTCTACATTCATGATCAGCATGTCGGCCTTTTGTACAAACAGTGGTTGTATGGCAGTTACGGTTACTTCATTCATATTCACTGCAGCACTGAGTGTAATGGCCGGAATGTTTATTTCGGGCGTGGCCGCCTCCACCTCAAAAGGGCCATACCAGTTTTTGGCATAGCCGGTGAGCATTGTAGTGAGCAGAAATTTCCCCGGTGCGATACCTTCCATCGCAAAACTCCCGTCGGCAGCCACAATAGCACCTTTTACAAGTGATGAATCGTTGGCACTGAGCAGGGTAACTACGGCAAACTCGGCTGGTTGCTGTTCGGCGGTTTGGACTGTCCCTTTAAGTGTAGTGCCGTTTAAGGCGCCAAAAGCCTGTACATTTAAAAAGCACAGTGATAATAGGAGGAAAACTGATTTCATGTGTGTGCGTTTGGGAAAACGTGAATCAGCGGCCGCATGTTAGTTACACTCAGGCCGCTGTTTCATGAGACGCACAAAGATTGACAGATGTTACAGCTAAATAAAGAAAAATTATGTTAACGGTTTTCAAATTGTACAGGTGGCGCAATTCAACAGAAATAGCCATTGCCTGCATTTGATTTTCCTTTCAGGCTGCCCTTTTATAAACCCCCGCGTTGCAGAATATCGTCGGCTGTGCCTTTATACAATGACCGCCGCGCTGCTTTTTCATTGCCAAATGTCCAGGTTAAACGTGCCAGCACGTAGTTGTTCTCATAGCGGCTGGCAATGAAGGTGTCCTGATTCATATATGTAGAGTAAGCACGGGGAAAGTTTGTAACGAAGATATCATTGGCATTTATGGTAAGACTGAGTTTGTTTTTCAGAAAAGAAGTAGAGAGCCCTGCATTAACTCCGCCCCTTGTTTTTACGTAATAGGTGCCGTATTGTATGGGTGTACTGAGTGAGCCTGAAAGCTGAAGTTTGATGTTAAATGGTAATACGAATGTTTGCTGCACATTGAAGTTCCACATGCTGCTTTCCACATCAAGTGTTCCGCCAAACAGCTCAGACTGAAAAGAAAACCAGTTAAACGAAACGGTGCCTTCCACCATCCAGAATTTGGCAATGGGTAGTCCGGCACTCATACTCATATAGGCATTGTTTATAGTTTGGAGGTTTGAGGTGGTTAAAATGATGGTAAGCAGTGAATCATTCTGTCGGCAGCTTCGGATATGCCATTTAAGGTATGACTCAGGCCAACTGATGTGAACAGAAATTCGTTGAAACTGTGACTGATTTCGCCGTTCCATGAGGTTTCGGGTTGTAGAAACGGGTTGCCCACACGGTAAGTGTATTGGTCGAGATACATCCGGAAGGGATTCAGATCATCATACTCAGGCCGGTTGATACGGCGGGTAAGCGAATAGGTGATGTTGTGTTTTTCGTTGAGGGTATGTGTAAGAAAAATACTTGGAAAAAGATTACCATACTTACGTGTCTGCCGCTCACCGGTAGTTGGTGAATTAGCGTCGGTTTGGGTGTATTCGTAGCGCAGGCCCAATT comes from the Bacteroidota bacterium genome and includes:
- a CDS encoding capsular biosynthesis protein; its protein translation is MNFFSRIFSKPDPVIAADLSIVGVDMHSHFIPGIDDGAKTMEDTLQMLRGMQEFGYRKVITTPHIMSDFFRNTPEIILGGLEHVRKAAAADGLSLEIDAAAEYYDDFDLDKKLDQEKLLTFGGNYLLFEVSYLNEPQNINSLIFRFITNGYKPVLAHPERYPFWYRRLDVFEEMKEKGVLLQLNINSLTGHYSPDAKKVAEHLIDKNMVDFLGSDCHHAGHQQLMQRAVRTKALHKLLGSGLLRNNQL
- a CDS encoding TonB-dependent receptor, with translation MKSVFLLLSLCFLNVQAFGALNGTTLKGTVQTAEQQPAEFAVVTLLSANDSSLVKGAIVAADGSFAMEGIAPGKFLLTTMLTGYAKNWYGPFEVEAATPEINIPAITLSAAVNMNEVTVTAIQPLFVQKADMLIMNVENSPVRMSGTVFDLIQKVPGVTVNQNGVITMKGRSGVQVYVDGKPTYLAGDQLKQFLENMPAADVSRVEIITNPSSKYDAEGNSGILNIVTKKGTQQGLNGRVRVGTGYGRVLKETAGFSMNYGMPKANFYARYDFANWNSLDSTYIKRTVPYDNDVTLFEQNSAEKNKPFSHAITTGFDFKPNDANTFGIQLSTNHFFGTDITDNVTNISLENQDSAFVLKQLNNMYDRNFNLRGGLWYNHVFDTTGRELNVSADILGYRNYGHADFNSHFYGNSGNEIGLPFYQQNLAETDINIYVAQVDYTHPIGKKYKIETGLKSSFVETDNNLLFDIYDNGSWKNDTTRSNRFIYKEQINAAYAQGAADFGKTQIQVGLRVEQTTADGQSPTTGQNLKRTYTQLFPSLYFTHKFNDKNTVNFSYNRRINRPDYENLNPFLYYLDQFTYRVGNPYLQPEIAHTVEATHSFMDFIFTTVGASRTFDGIMDVTDQNDSTGATFQTTTNLNQVTNAWANLGFGVPIGKSWIIENNVSCVYLDYQSQLFGGVLNNQSVMWNFYQQHTISLPNEWKVQVSGFLQTGLLYGMFEVERQGYLDIGVSKSFFNKKLNASLNASDILYTSNTRVRVNYQNQNVFLINKQESRRVMLRVSYNFGNAKAARKTQYKSASEEIQKRAGKKD
- a CDS encoding outer membrane beta-barrel protein; this encodes MSAGLPIAKFWMVEGTVSFNWFSFQSELFGGTLDVESSMWNFNVQQTFVLPFNIKLQLSGSLSTPIQYGTYYVKTRGGVNAGLSTSFLKNKLSLTINANDIFVTNFPRAYSTYMNQDTFIASRYENNYVLARLTWTFGNEKAARRSLYKGTADDILQRGGL